Proteins from one Mucilaginibacter jinjuensis genomic window:
- a CDS encoding thymidine kinase, whose translation MLFSEDVFRRKSELGGSIEVICGSMFSGKTEELIRRLKRAQIAKLKVEIFKPKTDVRYDETNVVSHNQNMIPSIPVDHSSVLLLMVTDDVDVIGVDEAQFFDDELPNVCNVLANRGIRVIVAGLDMDFKGNPFGPMPAIMAMAESVTKVYAVCVQCGSPALYSYRLVPDGARVLLGEKESYEPRCRACFNAAK comes from the coding sequence ATGCTGTTCAGTGAAGATGTTTTTAGAAGAAAAAGTGAGCTCGGCGGAAGCATAGAGGTTATCTGCGGGTCTATGTTTTCGGGTAAGACCGAGGAACTGATCAGGCGTTTAAAACGTGCGCAGATTGCAAAGCTTAAGGTAGAGATATTTAAGCCCAAAACCGATGTGCGGTATGATGAAACCAACGTGGTATCGCATAATCAGAATATGATCCCCTCTATCCCGGTAGATCATTCATCTGTTTTATTACTGATGGTTACTGATGATGTTGACGTAATTGGTGTTGACGAAGCCCAGTTTTTCGACGATGAATTACCGAACGTGTGTAACGTACTGGCCAACCGTGGTATCCGCGTTATTGTAGCCGGGTTGGATATGGATTTTAAAGGCAATCCCTTTGGCCCAATGCCCGCTATTATGGCCATGGCCGAGTCTGTTACCAAGGTGTATGCCGTGTGTGTACAATGCGGTAGCCCTGCTCTGTACTCATATCGTTTAGTGCCTGATGGAGCCCGTGTATTACTTGGCGAAAAAGAAAGCTACGAGCCGCGTTGCCGTGCCTGCTTTAATGCCGCTAAGTAA
- a CDS encoding putative quinol monooxygenase, which produces MSSVKVINVWQCTPDTEETFEQELKRLVDTSVTEDGCISYEIYQPKDQPNEYVMIEEWQTEDALDLHQNSAHYKHFVRIAPVLQNKPAEIKQLVRLV; this is translated from the coding sequence ATGAGCAGCGTGAAGGTGATAAATGTTTGGCAATGTACGCCAGATACCGAAGAGACATTTGAACAGGAATTAAAAAGGTTGGTTGATACTTCTGTAACCGAAGATGGTTGCATTTCATACGAAATCTATCAACCAAAAGACCAACCCAACGAATATGTGATGATAGAAGAGTGGCAGACTGAAGATGCGCTCGATCTGCACCAAAACTCGGCGCATTACAAACATTTTGTACGCATAGCCCCGGTTTTGCAAAATAAACCTGCCGAAATTAAGCAGCTGGTGAGGCTGGTTTAG
- a CDS encoding response regulator produces MPKKILVIEDDKDIRDTITYALQAEGYEVISSENAKILKTINEIKPDLLLLDNWLTDWKSDANGQQLSKELKTNAATSHIPILIISAVSNIKEIAEAGLADGYLKKPFELDDLNALVKKFIK; encoded by the coding sequence ATGCCTAAAAAGATACTCGTTATTGAAGATGATAAAGATATAAGGGATACTATTACCTATGCTTTACAGGCCGAAGGGTATGAAGTTATTTCATCCGAAAATGCCAAGATCTTAAAAACTATTAACGAGATAAAGCCCGATCTGCTTTTACTGGATAACTGGCTTACCGACTGGAAAAGTGATGCCAATGGGCAACAACTGAGCAAAGAGCTGAAAACAAATGCTGCTACCAGCCATATTCCTATCCTGATTATATCGGCAGTGAGCAATATTAAAGAAATTGCCGAAGCCGGCCTGGCTGATGGTTATCTTAAAAAACCATTTGAATTGGACGATTTGAACGCGTTGGTAAAAAAGTTTATCAAGTAA
- a CDS encoding DUF2147 domain-containing protein translates to MTKKFTLSITMLLFFVLSVSAQKADAIIGKWLNPSGEGQVEIYKKGDKYFGKLAWIKFPNDANGKPKTDVKNPDEALRTRPELGLELLKDFTFNGEDVYEGGTIYDPKSGKTYSCKMTINGKKLKIRGYVGISLFGRTEEWTRVE, encoded by the coding sequence ATGACGAAGAAATTTACTTTAAGCATAACCATGCTTTTATTTTTTGTGCTATCTGTAAGTGCGCAAAAAGCAGATGCTATTATTGGCAAATGGCTCAATCCATCGGGCGAAGGCCAGGTAGAGATCTACAAAAAAGGCGATAAATATTTCGGCAAGCTGGCCTGGATCAAGTTTCCTAATGATGCTAACGGTAAGCCAAAAACAGACGTTAAAAATCCAGACGAAGCACTAAGAACACGCCCCGAATTAGGTTTGGAGCTTTTAAAAGATTTCACTTTTAACGGCGAAGATGTTTACGAAGGCGGCACCATCTACGACCCTAAAAGCGGCAAAACTTACAGCTGCAAAATGACTATCAACGGTAAAAAACTGAAAATTAGAGGCTATGTAGGTATCTCGCTTTTCGGCCGTACCGAAGAGTGGACCCGGGTGGAATAA
- a CDS encoding phosphatase PAP2 family protein yields the protein MKKNFYYLLPVLAVAVATLSSCNKTIVERNSQFQALSPSKLDLNADTWKPVLLTSVTQFPVAAPDAISSPAYQADLNEIKAYQRGITDDQKALIAYWSAGAVLRWNEILRDLVAKHNLPPYQNDDGTYPAPSSANPFAYPQFPFSNPPYAARAYAYVSAVQYDALLAAWHYKNVYNRPAPYKNDASIQALVPKSDLPSYPSEDAVVSGSAVEMLKLLFPTEIAYIEQQEANQKLYRMIAGANTRAEWDAGEALGKQVAGVFAARARTDGTGAAIGTPAYWQQLETQTAATGETPWISLEYPKRPPMLPLFGKVLPFLFPASTVPTLRPSPPPSTNSEQFKKETAEVLSYSKNPTRDNEAIVAFWADGAGTYAPPGHWDAIAAEEFVKENYSEVRWARNMALLNMAEMDAAIVCWDAKYFYFNPRPSQTDGSIKTLTGIPNFPSYTSGHSNFSGAAATLLTYLLPNRGTKFTDMAQQAAMSRLYGAIHYRTDCEVGLVTGKAVGNYAVQRAKTDGADQ from the coding sequence ATGAAGAAGAATTTTTACTACTTATTACCTGTACTGGCGGTTGCGGTTGCAACTCTATCGTCATGCAATAAAACTATAGTGGAACGTAATAGTCAGTTCCAGGCACTTTCACCATCAAAGCTCGACTTGAATGCGGATACCTGGAAACCGGTGTTGTTAACCAGTGTTACCCAATTCCCGGTTGCTGCGCCCGATGCCATCAGCTCACCTGCTTACCAGGCTGATCTGAATGAGATCAAAGCTTATCAGCGTGGTATCACTGATGACCAGAAAGCACTAATTGCCTACTGGAGTGCAGGTGCCGTATTGCGTTGGAATGAGATACTGCGCGACCTGGTTGCCAAGCACAACTTACCGCCTTACCAAAATGATGACGGTACTTACCCGGCACCAAGTTCGGCCAATCCGTTTGCTTATCCACAGTTTCCGTTCTCTAATCCACCTTATGCGGCACGTGCTTATGCTTACGTAAGCGCGGTGCAATATGATGCATTGCTTGCAGCCTGGCACTATAAAAATGTATACAACAGGCCTGCGCCGTATAAAAACGATGCTTCAATACAGGCATTAGTGCCAAAATCAGACCTGCCATCGTACCCGAGCGAGGATGCCGTGGTATCAGGCTCGGCTGTTGAAATGTTGAAATTACTTTTCCCTACCGAGATTGCTTATATCGAACAACAGGAAGCTAACCAGAAGTTATACCGTATGATTGCCGGTGCCAACACCCGTGCCGAGTGGGATGCTGGCGAGGCTTTAGGTAAACAAGTTGCAGGGGTATTTGCTGCACGTGCAAGAACGGACGGTACCGGTGCTGCCATTGGTACACCCGCATACTGGCAACAACTGGAAACCCAAACCGCTGCCACCGGCGAAACCCCTTGGATTAGTTTAGAGTATCCAAAACGCCCGCCAATGCTGCCGTTGTTTGGTAAGGTGCTGCCATTCTTATTCCCGGCGTCTACCGTGCCAACATTGCGCCCGTCTCCGCCGCCATCAACCAATTCAGAACAGTTTAAGAAAGAAACTGCCGAAGTATTATCATACAGCAAGAACCCCACCCGCGATAACGAAGCTATCGTAGCCTTCTGGGCCGATGGTGCAGGCACTTATGCGCCTCCGGGCCATTGGGATGCCATCGCTGCCGAAGAATTTGTGAAAGAAAATTATAGCGAAGTACGCTGGGCGCGTAATATGGCTTTGTTAAACATGGCCGAAATGGATGCTGCCATTGTGTGTTGGGATGCCAAATACTTTTACTTTAACCCACGTCCGTCGCAAACAGATGGTAGTATTAAAACATTAACGGGGATACCCAACTTCCCGTCATACACATCGGGCCACTCTAATTTTAGTGGCGCAGCTGCAACATTGTTAACTTATTTGCTGCCCAACAGGGGCACCAAGTTTACAGATATGGCGCAACAGGCTGCCATGTCGCGCTTGTACGGTGCCATACATTACCGTACCGATTGCGAGGTAGGCCTGGTTACCGGCAAAGCAGTTGGTAATTATGCCGTTCAGCGCGCCAAAACAGATGGGGCCGATCAATAG